The following are from one region of the Cetobacterium somerae ATCC BAA-474 genome:
- a CDS encoding phosphatidylglycerophosphatase A family protein has translation MNRKVVKNLATVFGLGEMPVAPGTFGTLGGIPIYVGLVLLKKIFPNNMIYNSFYFMFLMTFFAISVYICDIAEREIFKEKDPQKVVIDEVLGFLTTLFLINPVGIFQTIMAIIIGFVIFRFFDITKIGPIYKSQFFGNGVGVVLDDFLAGVIGNFLMVCIWTIFF, from the coding sequence ATGAATAGAAAAGTAGTTAAAAATTTAGCAACAGTATTTGGTTTAGGAGAGATGCCAGTAGCTCCAGGAACTTTTGGAACTCTAGGAGGAATTCCAATATATGTAGGATTGGTACTTTTAAAAAAAATATTTCCAAATAATATGATTTATAACTCGTTTTACTTTATGTTTTTAATGACATTCTTTGCAATTTCTGTTTATATTTGCGATATAGCAGAAAGAGAAATTTTTAAAGAGAAAGATCCCCAAAAAGTTGTAATAGATGAGGTATTAGGATTTTTGACGACACTTTTTTTAATAAATCCAGTTGGTATATTTCAAACTATTATGGCTATAATAATAGGATTTGTAATCTTTAGATTTTTTGATATAACTAAAATAGGTCCTATTTATAAATCGCAATTTTTTGGAAATGGAGTTGGAGTTGTTTTAGATGACTTTTTAGCTGGAGTTATTGGGAATTTTTTAATGGTTTGTATATGGACAATATTTTTCTAA
- a CDS encoding CinA family nicotinamide mononucleotide deamidase-related protein, whose amino-acid sequence MRCTLILVGTELLNGATLDTNSVFMAEELNKVGIKIDFKLTVGDSLEKIEKALVFAKQTSDLVILSGGLGATDDDLTKEAIRKFLNKKFIIDDGELEELKEKFKKLNIQFLDKNHKEVEKPEGAISIKNDVGMAPAFYIDGIAAFPGVPRELYNMFPKFLKFYTEKFCVDLDPIYIKDIIVSGIPESILEEKIKEYFIDPNIEYEFLVKDYGIIVRMQTSNRHKITVEKIKEKIYNSIGKYILGEDKEKIEDKIFNILKKKNYSLSVAESCTGGMLSSTFVTIPGISEYFQEGIITYSNESKVSRLKVDKNLIEKYGAVSKEVAEKMVNGLTTDVGISTTGVAGPGGGTQEKPVGLVYIGVKVKEKIVSFKFNFTGDREKIRKKAVLHSLFELYKILEEDE is encoded by the coding sequence ATGAGATGTACTTTAATATTAGTTGGAACAGAACTTTTAAATGGAGCAACTTTAGATACAAATAGTGTATTTATGGCTGAAGAATTAAATAAAGTTGGAATAAAAATTGATTTTAAATTAACGGTAGGAGATTCATTAGAAAAAATAGAAAAGGCTTTAGTATTTGCTAAACAAACAAGTGATTTAGTGATATTATCTGGAGGATTAGGTGCAACAGATGATGATTTAACTAAAGAGGCAATAAGAAAATTTTTAAATAAAAAATTTATAATAGATGATGGAGAATTGGAAGAGTTAAAAGAAAAATTTAAAAAATTAAATATCCAGTTTTTAGATAAAAATCATAAAGAGGTTGAAAAGCCAGAAGGAGCAATTTCAATAAAAAATGATGTAGGGATGGCACCAGCATTTTACATTGATGGAATTGCAGCATTCCCAGGAGTACCTAGAGAATTATATAATATGTTTCCAAAATTTTTAAAATTTTATACAGAAAAATTTTGTGTTGATTTAGATCCAATTTATATTAAAGATATAATAGTTTCTGGAATTCCAGAATCAATACTGGAAGAGAAGATTAAAGAGTATTTCATAGATCCTAATATAGAGTATGAGTTTTTAGTTAAGGATTATGGTATAATAGTTAGGATGCAAACATCAAATAGACATAAAATCACAGTGGAAAAAATCAAGGAAAAGATATATAATAGTATAGGAAAATATATATTAGGCGAAGATAAAGAAAAAATTGAAGATAAAATTTTTAATATTTTAAAAAAGAAAAATTATTCACTTTCTGTAGCAGAATCTTGTACAGGAGGAATGTTATCTTCAACGTTTGTTACAATACCAGGAATATCAGAATATTTTCAAGAGGGAATAATAACATATAGTAACGAATCAAAGGTAAGTCGATTAAAAGTAGACAAAAATTTAATAGAAAAATATGGAGCTGTTAGTAAAGAAGTAGCAGAAAAAATGGTGAATGGATTAACAACCGATGTAGGAATTTCTACAACAGGAGTTGCAGGTCCTGGTGGTGGAACTCAGGAAAAACCTGTAGGATTAGTTTATATTGGAGTTAAAGTTAAAGAAAAGATAGTAAGCTTTAAATTCAATTTCACAGGGGATAGGGAAAAGATAAGAAAAAAAGCAGTTCTCCATAGTCTATTTGAACTATATAAAATCTTAGAGGAGGATGAATAA
- a CDS encoding helix-turn-helix domain-containing protein encodes MSIGERIKKSRNEKSLSLRELATMVDLSASFLSQIEQGKASPSIENLKKIANSLDVRVSYLIEDEEVKKNSDLIRAKERKYVESVDSNTTISLLTSSNIEKSMEPILYEIGPGGESGRSYYTHHGEEFIFILEGSLDIYIEETVHSLHEGDSFYFKSSQKHRFKNNSDKRARALWVVNPPTF; translated from the coding sequence GTGAGTATAGGAGAGAGAATAAAAAAAAGTAGAAATGAAAAATCATTATCATTAAGAGAGTTAGCAACAATGGTTGATTTATCAGCTAGTTTTTTATCACAAATAGAGCAAGGAAAAGCATCTCCTTCAATTGAGAACTTAAAAAAAATAGCAAATTCATTAGATGTAAGAGTTAGTTATCTGATTGAGGATGAAGAAGTAAAGAAAAATTCAGATTTAATTAGAGCAAAAGAAAGAAAATATGTAGAAAGTGTTGATTCAAATACAACAATTTCTTTATTAACATCATCAAATATAGAGAAAAGTATGGAGCCAATTTTATATGAGATTGGTCCTGGTGGTGAAAGTGGAAGAAGTTACTATACTCACCATGGAGAAGAGTTTATATTTATTCTTGAAGGAAGTTTAGATATATATATAGAAGAAACAGTTCATAGTTTACATGAAGGAGATAGTTTCTATTTTAAATCTAGTCAAAAACATAGATTTAAAAATAATTCAGATAAAAGAGCTAGAGCTCTTTGGGTGGTAAATCCACCAACATTCTAA